From Camelina sativa cultivar DH55 chromosome 5, Cs, whole genome shotgun sequence:
tttcaAAAAAGACCCTGATCAACCCATCAAATCCGATCCACTTAAGTCACCGGAATGTATTTAAGTTTTTTACGTCTGTCTGGTCACGCATGGTTGCTCATTCATAGTTACGGTGTGACACTTAAAGAACTCCACCAACATATCTCGCGTTCAAAATTATCCATTTCTTTTACCAATTTAAAATAGAATTACGATGATGTAAATTCTTTGAATTTTAACTATGATTATGTTatcgttctgttttttttttttaagttttacatacctacaatttgtttaaaatttcgaGTATGTATTTATCATGCTTTGTATCGATAtcttttaagaaattttagACGAAAAAAGCAATTCCGTTACGCAAAGCCTAGGTGTAAATAATGCTATTAAACTGTTTGTCTGTTGCATCACCCAatggaaaaatatattgtttttgtacttttagtCTTTTAAATAAAACCAACGTTAACTATCCCATCTATGTAAGTCTTAATTTCGGAATTTGGTTATGTGAACTCAACTTCGAAGTGTTCAGAAAAAACAACGATTACATTATTTATCAATGTTTACAAGCAGGTTTTAGTTAGATATAATTGATTATTAAAAGTTTGGTTTGTAGTTTGATAGAACACAGGAGTTGAGTTCACATAACATCGATAAGTAATCTAAACGTTTTCtttgcatttttcaaaaattgtcAAAGTCAAAGTTAGAGACCGTCTAGAAAGACCAAAATAATTTAGCAGCAGCCGCAGTTATTCTTTCTGTATATCCACCCTCCTCAGCCCAGCATTTATAATTAGCCCATCATACAACTTTCAAATGGGCCtgtttaagaaaacaataatgatgaaaatcaTACAGCTAGATTCGTTTTCGTTgggaaaaacaaacaatttcgTGGCTTTTGTCTCCAGATTCTTTCCACTCTCGATGTGATGATATCAAGAATTGGTCTACATCAGAATCTGATGTCGCTTGGATTTCGTCATTGTTACATTTGGCTTTCACttaaatatgcattttataATGCTTCTACGCATGATTATGGGTTTGACTCTTTGTTTTGGTGTCAATATGTTGTCATATTCATTAACTTCATGGGGTTTAAattaactataattaattattagtctTCTCTGTTCTTCGTATGCTGTAATGTGAAATATTGTTTTGCTCGCATCCTGGTGTAGTTGTGGGATGCATGTCCTTGTTATACTTCTCTGTTTTCCCCAACCTTTAAATATATACTTCATGTTTCAAACTCTAAACCTCAGTCTTGCTTTGTTGTAAGGTAAACAAATCTATATACTGTATTCATAGAATTGCGTATAGTTCATTAATTCTAGCTCtaaagttactttttttttctaatgctGCAGATGGACTCAAGAAGAAGTAAAGTCTGTGGTGAAACAGCTTGTGGGTTTTCAACTTCTCCAAGTGATGCTAAGGAACGAGCTGTTTCGATGCGAAAGCTCTGTTGCGTTGCGGTGTTAGGTCTCTTGTTCATGAGCATAGAAGTTGTTGGTGGCATTAAGGCTAATAGTTTGGCTATACTAACAGATGCAGCTCATTTGCTCACTGATGTTGGTGCTTTTGCCATCTCTATGCTCTCCTTATGGGCTTCTTCTTGGGAAGCGAATCCACGACAGAGTTACGGCTTCTTCAGGATTGAGATTTTGGGTGCTCTTGTCTCAATCCAGCTCATTTGGTTACTCACTGGGGTTTTGGTCTATGAAGCCGTGACTAGACTCGTTCAAGAGActaatgatgatgttgatggttTCTTTATGGTTCTCGTTGCTTCTTTTGGTTTCGTTGTAAACATCATAATGATTTTTGTGCTTGGACATGATCATGGCCATGGTCATAGTCATACTCATGATCATGGTCATACTCATACTCATGTGCATGGCCATAGTCATGATCATAGTCATAGTCATAGtcatggtcatggtcatggtcatggtGATGGGGGAAAAGCTGAGCTATTACTGGAGAAATCAAAGAAAGGGAGGAACATTAATGTGCAAGGGGCTTATCTTCATGTTCTTGGGGATTTAATCCAGAGCATTGGGGTGATGATTGGAGGGGGTCTGATTTGGTATGAACCTAAATGGAAAGTAATTGACTTGATCTGCACGTTAGTCTTTTCGGCTATTGTTTTAGGGACGACCATTAAGATGATTCGAAGCATACTTGAGGTTTTAATGGAGAGCACACCGAGAGAGATCGATGCGAAGCTACTCGAAAAGGGATTGATGCAAATTGAAGAAGTGGTTGGTGTTCATGAGCTGCATATTTGGGCAATTACGGTTGGAAAAGCTCTGGTTTCTTGTCATGTCAGGATTAGACCAGAAGCTGATGATGATATGGTTCTTAACAAAGTGATCGATTACATATGGAAAGAGTTCCATATCAGTCACGTTACGATACAAATCGAGCGTTAAAACAACAAAAGGGGTTCATTTCTCTGGTTTCCTGTCATTTTCATGATCgaagttcaatcttttttcGCTTTCTCGTGTGCTATCCCATTACATTGTTGTGACATATgccattgtttttttgtttatgaataaGTTTCTTTTTGTCCTGTcttaaaaaaagtaattaaaaggACAACTTTGTTTGAGATTAGGGATTTGTGTTAGAATCAGAATCTGTAGGGTTTATATTAtctttgataatataataaccTACCAAAAAAAGAGTGGGGCATCTCTGTCCTGAGAGCAAGTAACCATAGCTCGTGTGTGACTGTTAACAACCATATCCGATCCAGTACACAATTGATAACAAATGATCCAAACTTTCTTTGgagttttaatttgttgataAGGTTTCTAAGGTCTTCGTTAAGTATGCAAAGGCcgaatgttttgtttctttgttcaaGTTTTGTGAGACCGGGTATGGAGTTACCTGTTTGGAGTGAGATTGTAGACATACTGGGACATTTCATAGGACAAACACTGTTTAATGCCGTAGCAGCCAAGGCATTTTAATAGATAAGACTTTTATTGTTTAATATCTTTAGAGTCAACCTTATAATGTAATCAAGCTATTAGATATGTATTGGTTGCATTTGCAAAGTAAAAGACAAAACTATCACAGTTTGGAAACCTCTACATCTATTAAAACGCTCTTAATTGGTGTAAATCATTAGAACATGATGGATGCATGCAGCATCGTTTCCGTATAAAGTTTAGCTTTTTTGAGCCTTGAAGAAAAAGGAATGGTGTGTGGTGGTGTAATGTATGATATGCTATGGGAATAGTGAAGAAAGAATGATTGAGACATCATGAGAAAGATGACACAAACCCAAAGGAAGCTCTCTTACCCATGACATGTCtctttttaccttcttcttctgtgtaAATTTAGAATTGTCCCCACAAAGTCTGTCTCCACTTCAAGACAAAACTGCCTCCACCAATAATCTCTTCTTTGCTCTGCTCAGCCTCACCAACTCTTACAGTACCCAAAATACATCTATTTTCTTACCTCTCTGTTATTTTTTACAGCTCCTCTGTTTCCCACTCTATTCAATAGGTTACTAAAGGACTCACTGTTCTATATAAAGCTAACAGTTACAATTCCAGAAAAGCTCAGAATCAGAAAATAGTACCTGAGTTTCCTCTTCTGCCTCTTTGGTGATTCTTAGCATTTATTATCACTCACTCGTTCGTCCTGTGCTCATTACATTACATAACAAACAAGAGCTCTCAAAAATGGAGAGGTTTCAAGGACACATCAACCCCTGTGTATGTATCTTTTGCTCAATTTAGAAAGcttttttactctctttcttcaatcttctctcttcccttgaatcattttttctatactCAGAGACATAGACTTGCATTTACTCATTCCAACTTAGTCCAGATACTGCatttaatgcttttttttgtttgttctttagaaaacaataacaatTCTGCAATCATTTTTGTTTCCCCTAAAACATTCCATTTTCCCTTCTACTTTTGTTTATCACTGTCCTAACCCACACCAAGTCTCAAACAAACCCACAGTAGAGCTAAATTACACTTCTTTTTCATTCATATGCGCCCCTCATTCCCCGGTGTCTCTTGCAGTTTTCGGATGTGAGAAGCCTAGAAGTTCAAGGATTTGCAGAGGCTCAAAGCATTGCcattaaagaagaggaagaaagcttACAAGATACAGTTCCATTCCTACAGATGCTGCAAAGTGAAGACCCCTCATCGTTTTTTACAATCAAAGAGCCAAACTTTCTAACGCTATTGTCGTCTCTTCAAACCGTCAAAGAGCCTTGGGAACTCGAACACTATCCGGAGTTTCATTCACCCGTTCGCTTCCCGATTTCAGCATCATCCATGGAAGGAACCAGTCAAGCTTTGTCAAGCCAAGAACTTTTCTTAAGCCAAGCAAACATGACACTCCCTTCTTCTACATCATCACCACTCACTGCAAATTCAAGACGAAAGCGCAAAACCAACAACTTGCTCCCACAAGAAATGACtcgagaaaagagaaagaggaggaagaccAAACCAAGTAAAAACATTGAAGAGATTGAGAATCAAAGAATAAACCACATTGCTGTTGAACGAAACCGACGGCGTCAAATGAACGAACATATCAGCTCCCTCCGTGCCCTTCTCCCACCTTCCTACATCCAACGagtaaataacacaaaataccaaaaaaaagtttcaacctttaaTCGTCAAAAACAATATCACAAAAGACTTAATTTGTCATTGCAGGGAGACCAAGCGTCTATAGTAGGAGGAGCTATAAACTACGTGAAGGTCCTCGAGCAAATCATACAATCGCTTGAAACGCAAAAGAGAAACAGTGAGGGAAACGCGAGTAATCATCATCTatcaggcatttcgtcgaacgaGTTGTGGACGACTCGAAAAGATCAAAGTTGCATCCCCAAAGTCGAAGCTACAGTGATACAAAACCACGTCAGCTTAAAAGTTGAATGTCTGAAGAAACAAGGACAACTTCTTAAAGGAATCGTTTCACTCGAAAAGCTTAGACTCACTGTTCTTCATCTCAATATCGCATCTTCGTCTCactcctctgtttcttattCCTTCCAACTCAAGGTaaccatttcttttatttactttgatTAACCCAAATCGAAAAATCCTATCTTTAATATGAAAAATTCGATTTTGTTGGAACAGATGGAGGATGAGTGCGAGTTAGAATCGGCCGACGAGATTACGGCGGCGGTGCATCAGAATTTCGATATTCCGATGATTTGATTTAAACacataaaattccaaaaaaagaagataaaacagCTAACAAAATTGTAGTatctttttttatcatttaaaaaagaataaaaagttcgtttttttttttgttctttcgtTTTCTGACTGACGGAATTAAATTCTGTGTTGGCCGCATATTACTTGGACTCTTCGATCATGATTTTGTGATGAGATTTGGGTCCTATTTGCTTGACCttattattatatgataatttcaTCAAttatggttttgacttttgtctCTATTTTAAGGGTTGACTTGACACGATCATTGTCAATAATAGTATCCTATAGTCTCTATAGTTATGAGCCTAACTAAATCCCATACAGTTCAATTAGGCTTAAACGAACGCATCAAGGTAGAAACAGAATTGGCACTCTAGTCTTGGCACCAACAAGtttgcatttgtttttggtattttaagcTGTATTATTGATATTTGGCACTATACAATGGGGGGGGGAGGCAAATACTTTTTTGGTCACAGCATCATCAAATATAGAGTAAGTAACCGTTTTGAAATTTTCAAGGGAAAACAAGGGGAACCCAAATTGTTATTATAGATTTGTTGACTTATGCGAGAGCCACCAAAGTTTTTGTTATGTACAAATGCCCGCGGCCGAGTTTCGCTAAAGATGCGACCGACGATGCTGCAAGTTAGAGATGTAGTAGAGAATCCTCTTCTTGTCGTCAGGGGTTAATGAGAAAGGAGGGTTTAGAGATAGGGTCACTGCTTCCTCGATTATAAAGGAGAGTAGAAGAATTGCTTTCTTGTATAATGTTGCTGCACTTTCTTTGTTACTCAAATACTCTTCAgcctgaaaaaaaacaaaccaacatGGATCAACACACAAAAGTATCATCAGTTCAGAATTTTTGAGACAAAAGGTGGAAGCTTTTCACAAAAGTTTCTCAGACTTTAGAACAGAATGGCTTTTAAAGTCAAAAAGGTGTCATTTTTTCACAAAAGCTTCAGACTTCAGAACTAAATGTTCATCTTTAATACTTACCCCACCACTCTTGCCGTATGCTAGAGCCCTCTCGTATATTGTTTCCATGGCGTCAGGCATATGAGTGGCAGCTGCAATGAAGCGAAGGAGATGCCTTCAAGTAATAGCAAAGAAAGTATAACAGAGAATCGGTTGGTTAGGTACTAACCACTTGTTTCGTTTAGTTGTTTTGATGTATTCTCGGCTTGGTTAAAAGCTGTAACAAACTCTTGTGTCACCCAAGTTTTAGCTGGTGTAGGTGAATTTAAATCTGGAATTGAAGTCTCAGGAGCTGTGGTTGTATCTGGGTTCACTCTGTTCTCTCCTCCAACGGATAACATCCAAGAATCGCATATCTCTAAGGCTTTTCGCCAGACAGCTAAAACGACAAGAGTAACAGCAAAAGATTCCTTTACCTGTCCTGTGTTGCCCTGTATGCAACGGTGTTATAGAAGCTCTAGTAATGTTAGAATCATTTAAGACACGAGAATTTAGAAGTTCTAGTTACCATCTCGCGAGCTAGTTCTGTAAGCACTTGTGCATAGTGATGCAAAACTTGGAGCTTAGTCGGAGGATGGACAATTGTTAAGCGTTGAACCTCTGTTAACAGATATGATCCACTTGCTGGTCGTGGAACAGACACATCCGATAATGGTCTCTGTGCTTCAAGTGAACTCGATGTAACTTTTTCATTCCTGTGTAAGAAATTAGGTAACCCGGAATCTTGCAATGATGTGTCGAAACAATCTGATGAACCTTCCAGAGAGGCAGAAGGACGGTTTACAAGAACATACTCTCTCTCTATGAGCTCAAGTGAGTCTACAACTGCACGAAAGACAAAAGCAAGATGATTCTGAGTGATATGAACTTATAGAAAGCAACAAAGATCAGACACAACATGCGAATAACAAACCTCCAAATTGGTTTGATGAGCATTGTCCTTCAGTGTCTTTTCTAGTCTTCTCAAAAGAGAGATGTGGCATTAAAATTTGAGAATTTGAGGCACTAGAGGAACTCCCATGTCTGTATACATTCTCTGCACTTGATTTGAAACGGTTTGTACTAATCGGTTGTGCGGAGGGCAAAGATGATTTCCCCGTAGAGGTAGTAGTATCAGAACGCTCAACATCTGGCACTTGTCTAACAACATTTGGTATGACAGATTAAGCAGAGAAAGTTTAAAGCTTTTTGACAATTTGGTCAAAATTTCGAGACATTACCTTGGCTCTCGAAGGAACATGTGAGTAAAGAACTCTCGGAATGTCAAGCGTTCAACTGCAGTCAAAAGACCAGATTTTTCCAAGTAAACTTTGAGTTGTGACTTGattgataaaaaagaaaaaagtagacAAAAAGAGAATCCTATAACCATACTTGGGTTTCGGCGGAGAAGGCTTCTGCACAGATCAACACAATCTGGATGAATCTCATTTAAAGCATCTTTAGGAAATTTCAACTCAGTGTCTCTCACAATATTATGAAAAAGCTGTAAAGATCAGACACCAAAGAATAGTTAAAGTTCACTATAAGTTCACATTACGAGACAATTCAATCGATTTAGGCTAACCAAACCTGGATGTGATTATTTCCATCAAAAGGTGGTTTCCCAGTAACAAGTTGAAACAAAATTGCACCGGCACTCCATAGATCAGCCTGAAACATCCATGACACAAGAAAATaatgagaagaaacaaaaaaaaaattatcaaattgtggAAGTTTCTTCACTTTCCTTACCTTAGCATCATACTTTTGGTTCCGGATAATTTCTGGAGCCATATACAATGGAGAACCACAAAATGTCTCAGCCATGCTCTCTGGTGTTAAAGAcctaccaaaataaaaaaaaaacaacataccaAAATGGTGAATATATCACCAAACtaacacctttttattttctgagacataaaatctaaatcttaccTTGCAAAACCAAAATCTCCTATCTTTAGGAGCGGAGTTACTTCCTTGGAAGATAAAAGTAAATTCTGAAAGAAGAACAGAACACAATGATtaaattactctgttttttacaAAATCCAATCATCAAACTACGATATAAGAGAGAGTTTATAAGTTAAACCTGAGGCTTTAAATCACGGTGAATAAAATGCTTCTCTTGAAGTACTTGTAACCCTAAAGCTACAATAACACACAacacaagaaacagagattcaaacatcaataaaacaaaaacaattccaaattacacaaacatgaaaaaaaaaagcagataactttttgttttaccCAATTGCCTCATAAAATGTTTAGCAACAGCTTCAGGTACTTTCCCATGACGATTGATGTAACCAGCAAGATCACCTCCACTACAATACTCCAACACAAGAAAGATCCTATCTCCAGTCtacacaaaaatacaacaatCTCACAATTATAATCCCCAGATGATTGATTCAGTCTTACACTAGAGAGATCAGGATCAAACCTCGATAGCTTCGTAGAATCGGATGATGTTAGGATGATCGATAGTACTAAGGATCGAAATCTCTTTAAGAAGGTTATCTCTAACTTTAGGGCTAAGAAGTTTCTTATCAATCTCTTTGACGGCGACTTCTAAACCAGAAGATCGATGCTTCGCTAACCAAACCACAGCGAATGAACCGGACCCAATTCTTGGGCCAAGTTCGTAGTCACCCACAAGTCGCGCCGCCGACTCCATCCCCCGGTGGGTTTTGAATTGACCCGTTTAGACTTCCGGATCCTTACTTGAATCAACCTCCATTGTTTCTATTACTACTAAACCCTCTCGGAAACCAAAACAGTGGgcaacgaaagaaaaaaaaaaacagagaaaaatcgaaactttgtttttttttgcttttccgGATTAAAGAACAGCGGAACTGTTTTTGTTTAacgagagagatagagagagacgatgtgagattttttttttatatacagtaaagcaatcaactttattttctctttttttttgttacttttttttttttatgtgtttgtgtgtatagaGAAGATTGAGATTTGTTGGGTTTAGCTTATGAGAGTTTCTTACTTGTAGTCCAGAAGAAACCTTTTGAAATTGACGTCTTGAATACCAAAAAATTccacaaagaaaaacaatacgTAGGGAAATATCTCAgaatattacctttttttttttttttaatatatccttaccttataaaatttgttttcaaaatatgaTATCTAGCAAAACTATAGCTTTAACATAACAAAATTTCTATTGATAAACTTTTAAGTTAGTTACTTTTAGTTTCAACAAAatatggttctttttttttttgtgacttatttttgttagttttgatCATTTATATGAACATGTTAGAGATTCTATGAATATCTCTTTAGAACATTTCAAGATTCTATGGACTtctcattttataaattttaattgttgaaTGTGTCATCAGAGTCCAAGATAATCTTTATCTTTACATCAGTATTGTCAAAAAATTGTAGTAACAAtattgatatttataatttttaaggaTATGCTAtggaaattatttaaaatgaggCTCTGATTGGGAgagacttttaagactttaaaattaatttaaagttttaaaagccAAAATTTTACCAATCATACTTTTActgctttattatttttaaaagtcttaaaagtctaaCTGCCCACTTTTTTAGTTTGTatgtacaaaattttaaagttacaAATATGAGACTTTTTTtgctgtaaaaaataaataataataaaactgttgttatttttctctttcttattattcatgatgattaaaacattcattttcaatctatgtataatttatcacaaatatattataattcattaaaaatagattttttatttctgttattttgagatccatttttcataattatttttgcatcaaaaacaattataacacataatcaattatatcatatctttatattttttaatttgttaaaaatatttatctattcatttttgtatttttattttttaaataaaatttattatgttgccacataaatttatttttagcataatttatatttatgaaaacatacaataaaaacaacagccattaaagttttaacagtTAAAATTTCTATAGCAAAAGTCTCTACAACAAAGTCattacagtcaaagcatctatAGCCAcaagtaacagccgttaccaatcagggcctGAATATATATATCGCTAATGACTATTTCAAGATGATCTTTGGTATGGTACGGTGATAATCTGACAAAACTGATAATTAAACAAATGCGTTTGTATATTGCCACATCACCTTTGACCTGGCACAATCAATGTCAATGGGACCAGCTCTAATTTTgtcattaaaataataattatcacgTTAACGTGTGTGCTACTTGGGTACGTAACCCAACCATAAGAATAGCCCATTAGGCCCAACTTTGTTTGGAAACCACGGTAGAGTTATTATATATCAACCCGCTGTAGAAGAAGAGGGCGAGACTAAACGGAGACATTTACATAACAATCTAATGGGCTTTATGTTCACCCATATTAATTGGGCCAATGAAACaatctcatttttttattttttttaaagttgattgtACCAAAATGTGGGGTGAGGTTGCTCCTCTACTCTAATTACGCTTaaagagaaataataataattaagtgaATGTAAAGGgtaataaagaaataaaatttgcagtgttgtgttgtgttggtgGAAGAAGGGAAAGCGACTAAACTtgagaaacaaagatatatCAGATTTGTGAAGGGGGACAATGGAGTCTCTCTTAGATCTTTATCTGTCGTCTTTATTTGGTTGGACCACCTTCACCTTCCTCTTCGTTACAATCTTTCATATATACCCTAATTAAATCTTTCATATCAAAACTTTTATATTAACTAATATCCAAAAAGATTACAATCCATGATCAAATGGATTTTGTAGTAGTGAATTTGCGAGTGGCAAGTGATGTGAGCTAGCTGTGTTTTGTAGATTCATGAATCTCCAACTTGAAACCAATGTTGACAATCAATGTGTGTATGTTAGGTGACTTCTTAATTCAAATGACAATTTTCGaacaaaatgtgttttatttacgATCTATAACATGGTAAACTGCAATGACTTGGTTttagcaaacaaacaaatgcGTTTGTAGAAGGCTTAATTGAAGTAATAAtgtctttataaaataatgcGAATTTTGTCCCGATCCAACTCTACGCTACATACTGGCATCCCTTATGTTATATGCCATGTGCATGTAAGTGTTAACTGTTAACTATGCAAGCAGTCAAATAATACATGAATgtgttatgtgtatatatagctAGCTAGATGCTGGGATCATGAGCAGCTGACTTTTGCAGTTATTGCAGAGTGTATCAAAAGTAGTGTATGTATATGTAAGAAGAGAACAGTAGATGTGAAGATCATAACAcgtgttatatacttatatatatatatatatatgtttttatataatgttAATTGCAGTTATAtgaaaccaataataataataatcaaaataataataaagacaTATCCAATTTTTCATACAAACCGTACCCCACCTTCATATATATTGCATctacagtatatatatttctaattccatcttttttttctttgttctttcttactatattttattctaagGCCATATCAATTAATAACACCCTATCACCAAATGTACCCCCTTTTTAAACTGCATAAATGGCCATCGTGTGTGTGCGAACCCTTAAGGTTGAGAGATGAAACCATCGATTTAATTATGTCAtaaattgttctttttgttaCTATTGTTCAATACATGTCTTAAATTGCTATAAATTGTCTTGATTTCCATCTAATAATATAGTTTGTACTTGTTCATCTCGAAACGAATAGTTTCACTAATTAAATATCTGGTTGGGTCTAACAGATCATTGTAAACTCTTTCCCTTCAATTTGGACAACGAACCTCGAAgtcatcttttaatttaatatttggttagaaaaaaaaagataatagtCTTATTCATTGGGTTATATATTCTTTTCAATATAGTATAAGATTCCTACATATAAAAAATTGACTAGGTTAGTCGATTTGTTCTCAGATATACAATATTCTTGACAGTCATAACTGAAATGATATAATAATTGTTCAAAACGTATAAAGCCTTTGCTATCAGAATAAAAGCAATTCGGAATTAGATGCCAAAGGTAAGATTTTATAATCGATATACATATACTACATGAGACTTTCCAAGAGACCCatgctatatatatgtaatgtttaaaattaattaatttaagttatctatttaatttaataaatagatGAAAGGGTTGGCTAGggatagagaaagagagtcCTAGACCCTGGGGGGCGCAAATGACAGTTGGAAAATGTTGTCGCCATTATCGCACCATCCATCCtccaattttgttattattattattactattaaataaaaatggtccgccttttttttaattttatttcaccACTACCCTCTTTGATCGCGACTTATCGTATCCATATacaatcaaaagattttgttattttgcttttgctttCCCTCTCCCATAATATGGTCGCGGTAGTATATAACATATGATACTAGATTTGATTAACACGGATGTACATTACATGTCGCTTCGGTCCAAAATATCCAACACTAGCTAGCTACATTTGattacttaaaataaaataaaatgagaaaccctaatttattTACCTTCAACATAATGTATGGAACTATATATGATGAATCCGGCCCCCACATGCACAATTCTATCgttcaaaaataaattgtaatcACCGATGATAGTATACGTATAGAGAAAGTTAGAAATCAATATCTTCGAAAATTATTCCTTTCTTGGTACGAATCCTAATTTATTAGCTAGTTCTTTCTTATCTTCCTTCGATTTACAAACATGTAGACACTAATATACTATATAAGATCAGTAAAAGACTTCTTATAATAGAAATTTTGAAATGAGGGAGAAACTCTAGTGGGATACAAAATAAATAGGGTTAGTTAGTAGTAATGGTGTAGGTGGGATGAaggtaatatataaaaagagcaAGTAGACATTAAAAAGAGGGTCAAGTGCAATGCAAAGCTAATTGGGTTTACTCTATTGTTAAGTAGTGGTCCTTACCCTAAACTCTTCTTTTAATACCCCTAGCTCACATATCTCCACACATACTCATACCTCCACCATTACTAtccaccttcttttttttttttttttgttcaacactctccatcttcttttctttttatttttctaattaagcCGCACGATTTCAGATATTTCCGAGCTGTACAATAGTTTTTGGGTTGAGTATCacatcggtttttttttttttttttaacaagtaaGTGAAATAACTCTCCTTCTAAAGCATATATACCATCGTATATACTTCGTTAATTGTTTTCTCATATGAAACGAATGTATTGAACAACAAGAGAATAGctgaaggggaaaaaaaaagaaaactaaagcgGATTCTCTAATTTCTACTTTGCATTATGATATAAATTGTTTATCAATATGATATCGTCTTCTCCATAAATGATAAGCCCGCATCA
This genomic window contains:
- the LOC104788504 gene encoding serine/threonine-protein kinase ATG1a, with the translated sequence MESAARLVGDYELGPRIGSGSFAVVWLAKHRSSGLEVAVKEIDKKLLSPKVRDNLLKEISILSTIDHPNIIRFYEAIETGDRIFLVLEYCSGGDLAGYINRHGKVPEAVAKHFMRQLALGLQVLQEKHFIHRDLKPQNLLLSSKEVTPLLKIGDFGFARSLTPESMAETFCGSPLYMAPEIIRNQKYDAKADLWSAGAILFQLVTGKPPFDGNNHIQLFHNIVRDTELKFPKDALNEIHPDCVDLCRSLLRRNPIERLTFREFFTHMFLREPRQVPDVERSDTTTSTGKSSLPSAQPISTNRFKSSAENVYRHGSSSSASNSQILMPHLSFEKTRKDTEGQCSSNQFGVVDSLELIEREYVLVNRPSASLEGSSDCFDTSLQDSGLPNFLHRNEKVTSSSLEAQRPLSDVSVPRPASGSYLLTEVQRLTIVHPPTKLQVLHHYAQVLTELAREMGNTGQVKESFAVTLVVLAVWRKALEICDSWMLSVGGENRVNPDTTTAPETSIPDLNSPTPAKTWVTQEFVTAFNQAENTSKQLNETSAATHMPDAMETIYERALAYGKSGGAEEYLSNKESAATLYKKAILLLSFIIEEAVTLSLNPPFSLTPDDKKRILYYISNLQHRRSHL
- the LOC104788502 gene encoding metal tolerance protein A1; the protein is MDSRRSKVCGETACGFSTSPSDAKERAVSMRKLCCVAVLGLLFMSIEVVGGIKANSLAILTDAAHLLTDVGAFAISMLSLWASSWEANPRQSYGFFRIEILGALVSIQLIWLLTGVLVYEAVTRLVQETNDDVDGFFMVLVASFGFVVNIIMIFVLGHDHGHGHSHTHDHGHTHTHVHGHSHDHSHSHSHGHGHGHGDGGKAELLLEKSKKGRNINVQGAYLHVLGDLIQSIGVMIGGGLIWYEPKWKVIDLICTLVFSAIVLGTTIKMIRSILEVLMESTPREIDAKLLEKGLMQIEEVVGVHELHIWAITVGKALVSCHVRIRPEADDDMVLNKVIDYIWKEFHISHVTIQIER
- the LOC104788503 gene encoding transcription factor bHLH67 codes for the protein MERFQGHINPCFSDVRSLEVQGFAEAQSIAIKEEEESLQDTVPFLQMLQSEDPSSFFTIKEPNFLTLLSSLQTVKEPWELEHYPEFHSPVRFPISASSMEGTSQALSSQELFLSQANMTLPSSTSSPLTANSRRKRKTNNLLPQEMTREKRKRRKTKPSKNIEEIENQRINHIAVERNRRRQMNEHISSLRALLPPSYIQRGDQASIVGGAINYVKVLEQIIQSLETQKRNSEGNASNHHLSGISSNELWTTRKDQSCIPKVEATVIQNHVSLKVECLKKQGQLLKGIVSLEKLRLTVLHLNIASSSHSSVSYSFQLKMEDECELESADEITAAVHQNFDIPMI